In Aminivibrio sp., the following proteins share a genomic window:
- a CDS encoding 2-oxoacid:acceptor oxidoreductase subunit alpha yields MLFSSLENRRDVCCVLCGAAGLGIQTVEDMLAGIIADEGFCVFGSREYMSRVRGGNNSTELRIASEPVDALIDRIDILVALSQKVRRNIMERISADTVIFGDREELKGELEDLGASFVNIPLSSMAKETGGKIYSNSIAAGVLLGVLGLGTKGAEEFYRKRFAGKNDVVTRNIGAVTKGYELGLSIAGEGGVLQGRPRNSGRRKTILNGSDAVSLGAMAAGCNFVTAYPMSPATGVLSFFAKHAEKVGAVVEQVEDELAAMNMAVGAAYAGARPLVTTSGGGFALMAEGLSLAGVMETPVVVHLSQRPGPATGMATRTEQADLELALYSGHGEFPRALYAPGTMESAFRLAQEAFEIALKYQTPAIVLTDQYFMNAFYNLDADGLSWLDEPPPIPETAAEYRRYEDTPDGYSPFGVPGWGKGVVGADSHEHDEVGHVYEDFDLRTRMQDKRMRKLAGMTARALPPMLVGPESFSNLVVCWGSTIPIVREALQRLGRNDTALLAFEQVWPLAPSVGDLLRKATFTAVVEGNSTGQFAGLLRKTFGVAADRRVLKYNGLQFSVEEVADRLGEILPGKGGSR; encoded by the coding sequence ATGCTCTTTTCATCACTGGAGAACAGGCGGGACGTCTGCTGCGTCCTGTGCGGAGCCGCGGGGCTGGGCATCCAGACCGTGGAGGATATGCTGGCGGGAATCATAGCGGACGAAGGTTTTTGCGTCTTCGGTTCCAGGGAGTACATGTCCCGCGTCCGAGGAGGGAACAACTCAACCGAGCTCCGGATAGCCTCTGAACCTGTGGATGCCCTTATTGACAGAATAGATATTCTGGTCGCCCTGAGTCAGAAGGTGCGCAGGAACATCATGGAGAGGATCTCCGCCGATACGGTCATTTTCGGCGACAGGGAGGAACTGAAGGGGGAGCTTGAAGACCTTGGAGCTTCCTTTGTAAACATCCCCTTGTCGTCCATGGCGAAAGAGACCGGAGGGAAGATCTACTCAAACTCCATCGCCGCCGGCGTTCTCCTCGGGGTGCTCGGCTTGGGGACGAAAGGGGCGGAGGAGTTTTACAGGAAACGATTCGCCGGAAAGAACGACGTGGTGACCCGCAATATCGGTGCCGTGACGAAGGGGTACGAACTTGGTCTTTCCATTGCCGGTGAAGGGGGGGTACTTCAGGGCCGGCCCCGGAATTCGGGAAGGCGGAAGACGATCCTCAACGGCAGCGATGCCGTTTCCCTGGGGGCCATGGCGGCGGGGTGCAACTTTGTCACCGCCTATCCCATGTCCCCGGCGACGGGAGTGCTCTCCTTCTTCGCGAAGCACGCCGAAAAAGTGGGAGCGGTGGTGGAGCAGGTGGAGGACGAGCTCGCCGCCATGAACATGGCTGTCGGCGCCGCCTATGCGGGAGCCCGCCCCCTGGTGACCACTTCAGGCGGAGGTTTCGCCCTCATGGCCGAAGGGCTCAGCCTGGCAGGGGTTATGGAGACCCCCGTGGTGGTGCACCTTTCCCAGAGGCCTGGGCCCGCCACGGGTATGGCCACCCGGACGGAGCAGGCCGACCTTGAGCTTGCCCTCTATTCCGGTCACGGCGAATTTCCCCGGGCCCTGTACGCTCCGGGAACCATGGAAAGCGCCTTCAGATTGGCCCAGGAAGCCTTTGAAATCGCCCTGAAATATCAGACGCCGGCCATCGTGCTGACGGACCAGTATTTCATGAACGCCTTCTACAACCTGGATGCGGACGGCCTTTCCTGGCTGGACGAACCCCCCCCGATCCCGGAGACGGCGGCGGAGTACCGTCGCTACGAGGATACCCCCGACGGCTACTCGCCCTTCGGCGTTCCCGGCTGGGGAAAGGGCGTCGTTGGGGCGGACAGCCACGAGCACGACGAGGTGGGGCATGTCTATGAGGACTTCGACCTCCGGACCAGGATGCAGGACAAGCGGATGCGGAAGCTCGCCGGGATGACGGCCCGCGCTCTTCCCCCGATGCTGGTCGGACCGGAATCCTTCTCTAACCTGGTGGTCTGCTGGGGATCCACCATCCCCATCGTTCGGGAAGCCCTCCAGCGCCTCGGGCGGAACGATACGGCCCTGCTGGCCTTCGAGCAGGTGTGGCCCCTCGCACCGTCGGTGGGGGATCTTCTGCGGAAGGCAACATTCACCGCCGTGGTGGAGGGAAACAGTACCGGCCAGTTCGCCGGACTGCTTCGAAAAACCTTCGGTGTGGCGGCAGACCGAAGGGTGCTGAAATACAACGGACTTCAGTTCTCGGTGGAAGAGGTCGCGGACAGGCTCGGCGAAATTCTTCCCGGCAAAGGAGGCAGCAGATGA
- a CDS encoding thiamine pyrophosphate-dependent enzyme, with amino-acid sequence MMDFTAFDLPGIDLSWCPGCGDIKILDSIKKALVELGLGPLDVVMVSGIGQAAKTPHYMKAHFFNGLHGRALPNATAIKAANPALEVIALGGDGDMYGEGGNHFTHTIRRNPGITNLVFNNMVYGLTKGQASPTSPIGFRTSVQVDGVHAQPFNPLAAALAQGATFVARAFAGNGDQTKEIIKRAVRHKGYALVDIFQPCVSFNSVNTYKWFMDNTYTLEGHDEDDFGKAMELALLQEGPFPLGVLYRKEGVPVFEETLAAYRKDDRPLFRREAPRKAVKELLASPAI; translated from the coding sequence ATGATGGACTTCACGGCGTTCGATCTTCCCGGTATTGACCTTTCGTGGTGCCCCGGATGCGGGGACATCAAAATCCTCGACTCCATCAAGAAGGCCCTCGTCGAGCTCGGCCTCGGGCCCCTGGACGTGGTCATGGTCTCAGGGATCGGCCAGGCGGCAAAGACACCTCATTACATGAAGGCCCATTTCTTCAACGGCCTCCACGGTCGCGCCCTCCCCAACGCAACGGCCATCAAGGCGGCAAACCCCGCCCTGGAAGTCATCGCCTTGGGAGGGGACGGCGACATGTACGGCGAGGGCGGAAACCATTTCACCCATACCATCAGGCGTAACCCGGGGATCACCAACCTGGTGTTTAACAACATGGTCTACGGCCTCACCAAGGGGCAGGCATCGCCCACGAGCCCCATAGGATTCCGCACCTCCGTGCAGGTGGATGGTGTCCATGCCCAGCCATTCAATCCTCTTGCCGCCGCCCTGGCCCAGGGAGCGACCTTCGTGGCCCGGGCCTTCGCCGGAAACGGCGACCAGACAAAGGAAATCATCAAGAGAGCCGTCCGCCACAAGGGATACGCCCTGGTGGACATCTTCCAGCCCTGTGTCTCCTTCAACTCCGTGAACACCTACAAGTGGTTCATGGACAACACCTACACCCTGGAGGGGCATGACGAGGACGATTTCGGCAAGGCCATGGAGCTGGCCCTCCTCCAGGAAGGGCCCTTCCCCCTGGGGGTTCTCTACAGGAAGGAAGGAGTTCCCGTTTTCGAGGAAACCCTGGCGGCCTACCGGAAGGACGACCGGCCCCTGTTCCGCCGTGAGGCCCCCCGGAAGGCAGTGAAGGAACTCCTGGCCTCTCCGGCCATATAG
- a CDS encoding redoxin domain-containing protein gives MKEGDLLPRFSLSDGFGKEWTAGDFSKKRLVLFFYSKDNTSG, from the coding sequence ATGAAGGAAGGAGACCTGCTGCCCCGGTTCAGCCTGTCCGACGGTTTCGGGAAAGAGTGGACAGCCGGGGATTTTTCAAAGAAACGGCTTGTCCTCTTTTTCTACAGCAAGGACAATACCTCGGGGTGA
- a CDS encoding peroxiredoxin encodes MRDFADRMPAFEALNCAVAGISPDSQESHRKFAEKLGISFPLLSDPDHGFIEACGFWAEKKMYGREYMGVERSTVIADPGGKVLKIFRKVKVAGHADEVLKALKEAAV; translated from the coding sequence GTGAGGGACTTTGCGGACAGGATGCCCGCATTCGAAGCGCTGAACTGTGCAGTGGCAGGAATCAGCCCCGATTCGCAGGAGAGCCACCGGAAGTTCGCCGAAAAACTGGGAATTTCGTTTCCCCTGCTGAGCGACCCGGACCACGGCTTCATCGAAGCCTGCGGGTTCTGGGCGGAAAAAAAGATGTACGGCAGGGAATATATGGGGGTGGAGCGTTCAACGGTCATCGCGGACCCCGGCGGGAAGGTCCTGAAGATCTTCAGGAAGGTGAAGGTGGCCGGGCACGCGGATGAAGTTCTCAAGGCCCTGAAGGAAGCGGCAGTCTAA
- the folK gene encoding 2-amino-4-hydroxy-6-hydroxymethyldihydropteridine diphosphokinase: protein MSTVALSLGSNLGDRLHLIRKAVFLIRSAGLVVLASSDVFETSPWGMEDQPRFLNACVLAETSLSPEELLDLLKGMEDAIGRTPEKRWGPRTIDIDILFYDGLSIRSDRLTVPHREMARRTFVLLPLAQVAPEWRHPETGLTPEEMFRLLPTAEAGGILRICTL, encoded by the coding sequence ATGAGTACCGTAGCCCTTTCCCTCGGAAGCAACCTCGGAGACCGGCTGCATCTCATCCGCAAGGCCGTCTTCCTTATCAGGAGCGCCGGCCTCGTTGTCCTGGCTTCCAGCGACGTGTTTGAAACTTCTCCATGGGGGATGGAAGACCAGCCCCGGTTTCTGAACGCCTGCGTCCTGGCGGAAACAAGCCTCTCCCCGGAAGAGCTTCTCGACCTTCTGAAGGGGATGGAGGACGCCATCGGCAGAACCCCGGAAAAACGGTGGGGACCCCGGACCATCGACATTGATATTCTTTTTTATGACGGGCTGTCAATTCGGTCGGACCGCCTGACCGTTCCCCACAGGGAAATGGCGAGGAGGACCTTCGTACTTCTGCCCCTGGCCCAGGTGGCCCCTGAATGGCGGCACCCCGAAACGGGACTCACGCCGGAGGAAATGTTCCGCCTTCTGCCCACGGCCGAAGCCGGCGGCATCCTCCGGATCTGCACCCTGTGA
- the folP gene encoding dihydropteroate synthase translates to MIAYPLPAQSREDLLAALRRIGADLRSNAYFEPKRELLSLYIPKADFRAAAFLKQELLARGGDAVVNRGVISCEASESAVLLLGTPGQLRSLAEKLGALPCWGLPEIRESLSRALAGMDRSAWTFLFREGRALSLGKRTAVMGILNLTSDSFYEKSRIPSENDLLSRARSMVEGGAAVLDLGAESTRPGSEPVPEREELERLLPAVAAVRKAFPETVISADTWKAKVALEAVRAGADIINDISGLGFDQDLPAAAAESGAGLVLSHIQGTPREMQNDPRYDDTVGDILRYFEERLSLAEKAGIPAERIILDPGLGFGKRCEDNLRILRNLDAFRIFGRPLLIGHSRKGFIGTTLGLADPEDRLEGTLAVTALCGLRNVALVRVHDVEANGRVLSMLGAVRECRG, encoded by the coding sequence GTGATCGCTTACCCGCTTCCTGCACAAAGCCGTGAAGATCTCCTCGCGGCACTGCGCCGCATCGGTGCCGACCTTCGCTCCAACGCGTACTTCGAACCCAAGAGGGAGCTTCTCTCCCTGTATATTCCGAAAGCCGACTTCCGGGCGGCGGCGTTCCTGAAGCAGGAACTGCTCGCCCGGGGCGGGGACGCCGTGGTGAACCGGGGCGTCATCTCCTGCGAGGCGTCAGAGAGCGCCGTTCTCCTTCTGGGGACCCCGGGGCAGCTTCGGTCCCTGGCGGAGAAACTGGGGGCCCTTCCCTGCTGGGGCCTGCCCGAAATCCGGGAGAGCCTGTCCCGGGCCCTTGCCGGCATGGACAGGTCCGCATGGACATTCCTCTTCCGAGAGGGCAGAGCTCTCTCTCTCGGGAAACGGACCGCCGTCATGGGCATCCTGAACCTGACCTCCGACTCCTTTTACGAAAAGAGCCGGATTCCGTCGGAGAACGATCTCCTCTCCCGGGCGCGGTCCATGGTTGAGGGGGGCGCCGCCGTCCTCGACCTCGGGGCCGAATCCACCCGGCCCGGTTCGGAACCCGTGCCGGAACGGGAAGAACTTGAACGGCTTCTTCCCGCCGTCGCGGCCGTCCGGAAGGCCTTTCCCGAGACGGTGATCTCCGCCGACACATGGAAAGCGAAGGTGGCCCTGGAAGCCGTCCGGGCAGGGGCCGACATCATCAACGACATCTCCGGCCTGGGGTTCGACCAGGATCTCCCCGCAGCGGCGGCGGAGTCCGGAGCGGGGCTCGTCCTCTCCCACATCCAGGGGACGCCCCGGGAGATGCAGAATGATCCCCGGTACGATGACACCGTGGGGGACATCCTCCGCTATTTCGAGGAACGGCTCTCCCTGGCCGAAAAAGCGGGGATTCCGGCGGAAAGGATTATCCTCGACCCGGGACTTGGATTCGGCAAGCGTTGCGAGGACAACCTCAGGATCCTGCGGAATCTGGACGCGTTCCGTATTTTCGGACGCCCCCTGCTTATCGGCCATTCACGGAAGGGATTCATCGGCACCACCCTCGGACTTGCGGACCCGGAGGACCGCCTGGAGGGAACCCTGGCGGTCACGGCCCTCTGCGGCCTGCGCAATGTCGCGCTCGTCCGGGTTCATGACGTGGAGGCCAACGGTCGGGTTCTCTCCATGCTCGGCGCCGTCAGGGAGTGCAGGGGATGA
- a CDS encoding histidine phosphatase family protein — MKEPERTTILLARHGECRGNTEGLFRGRVDFPLNERGLRQAAELGAALRPYRPEAVVTSPLLRAKSTARAIADACSIRVEEDEGINNISLGVWEGRPKTEIAKHYPEQWRTWLENPEELTVEGAESMDDVLRRSMAALDRAVAKYRGKTFAAVTHRTVIKPLLAGCLGIASPYFWKVHMDTGSYSILVHDDLHGYSLFSLNRTDHLSGFTSEWV, encoded by the coding sequence ATGAAAGAACCTGAACGAACCACCATACTTCTGGCACGGCACGGTGAATGCCGGGGAAACACAGAGGGCCTTTTCCGCGGAAGGGTGGACTTTCCTCTCAATGAGCGGGGCCTCCGGCAGGCCGCCGAGCTTGGGGCGGCTCTTCGCCCCTACCGCCCTGAAGCGGTGGTGACAAGCCCCCTGCTTCGGGCAAAAAGCACCGCCCGGGCCATCGCGGACGCCTGTTCCATCCGGGTGGAAGAGGACGAGGGGATCAACAATATCTCCCTCGGCGTCTGGGAAGGGCGGCCGAAAACGGAAATAGCGAAGCACTACCCCGAGCAGTGGAGAACATGGCTTGAAAACCCCGAAGAGCTCACCGTAGAAGGAGCGGAATCTATGGACGACGTTCTGAGGCGTTCCATGGCCGCCCTCGACCGCGCGGTGGCGAAATACCGGGGGAAGACCTTCGCCGCTGTGACCCACAGGACGGTCATCAAACCCCTCCTCGCCGGCTGCCTCGGCATAGCGTCGCCCTATTTCTGGAAGGTCCACATGGACACGGGATCCTACTCCATCCTCGTCCACGACGACCTCCACGGGTATTCCCTCTTTTCGCTGAACAGGACGGACCACCTTTCGGGCTTCACCAGCGAATGGGTGTGA
- the hrcA gene encoding heat-inducible transcriptional repressor HrcA: MLTERQLEIVLSVVYEYIQTGEPAGSRTISKKYLRGSSPATIRNEMADLEEMGYFYQPHTSAGRLPTSKAYRLYVDSIMQRRRSAPAETERWKKEIRDRREGVDSILGYVSQLLGKATNCVGVAALSALEEVQIQRVNFVRLGGSTVLMLIVLEGGLVHHANINLPCELSQDILDDLARKISTVACGHPWAQVRDALFTYVLDGLERVWDTCREALVQMDAILKRNSRLFVGGAQHILNLPDFQDIGKFQTVLSLLEQEQALADMVERYSVKQGVSVTIGEEISQEMKECSLVLVPASGYGRRTILGLIGPLRMDYEKSISILEAIAEELDKALVN; encoded by the coding sequence ATGCTGACCGAACGGCAGCTCGAGATCGTACTTTCGGTAGTGTATGAATATATCCAGACCGGCGAACCGGCCGGCTCGAGAACCATATCGAAAAAGTACCTCCGGGGAAGCAGCCCGGCCACCATCCGGAACGAGATGGCCGACCTGGAGGAGATGGGCTATTTCTACCAGCCCCACACGTCTGCCGGGAGGCTCCCCACATCGAAGGCCTACCGGCTCTACGTGGACTCCATAATGCAGCGTCGCCGTTCCGCCCCGGCAGAGACGGAACGATGGAAGAAGGAAATCCGGGATCGGAGGGAGGGAGTGGACTCTATCCTCGGGTATGTCTCCCAGCTCCTGGGGAAGGCCACCAACTGCGTGGGGGTGGCCGCCCTTTCCGCCCTGGAAGAAGTGCAGATCCAGCGGGTAAATTTCGTCCGCCTCGGAGGCAGCACCGTCCTGATGCTCATCGTCCTGGAGGGCGGCCTGGTGCACCATGCCAACATCAACCTGCCCTGCGAACTCTCCCAGGACATTCTCGACGACCTTGCCAGGAAGATCTCCACCGTGGCGTGCGGTCATCCCTGGGCCCAGGTCCGCGATGCCCTCTTCACCTACGTTCTCGACGGGCTGGAGCGGGTCTGGGATACCTGCAGGGAGGCCCTGGTCCAGATGGACGCCATTCTCAAAAGAAACTCCCGGCTGTTCGTCGGCGGGGCGCAGCACATCCTCAACCTTCCCGACTTCCAGGATATCGGAAAGTTTCAGACGGTGCTCTCTCTTCTGGAGCAGGAGCAGGCTCTTGCGGACATGGTGGAGCGTTACAGCGTAAAGCAGGGGGTCTCCGTGACCATCGGGGAGGAAATTTCGCAAGAAATGAAGGAGTGTTCCCTTGTCCTCGTCCCCGCGTCAGGGTACGGGCGGAGGACCATCCTTGGGCTCATCGGCCCGCTGAGGATGGACTACGAAAAGTCCATCTCCATCCTCGAAGCCATAGCGGAAGAACTCGACAAAGCCCTTGTGAACTAA